A genomic segment from Candidatus Krumholzibacteriia bacterium encodes:
- a CDS encoding DJ-1/PfpI family protein: MITGDFTEDYETMVPFQALQAMGHTVHAVCPGKKAGDTVPTAIHDFEGDQTYSEKRGHDFALSATFDDIDLDDYDALVLPGGRAPEYLRLDEQVIASVQHFFEKNEPVAAICHAAQILAAAGVLDGRTCSAYPACAPEVKLAGGEYADIEVTEAVTDGNLVTAPAWPAHPAWLKQFHELLS; the protein is encoded by the coding sequence ATGATCACCGGGGACTTCACCGAGGATTACGAGACCATGGTCCCCTTCCAGGCCCTGCAGGCCATGGGACACACCGTCCACGCCGTGTGTCCTGGCAAGAAGGCCGGCGACACCGTGCCGACCGCCATCCACGACTTCGAAGGCGATCAGACCTATTCCGAGAAGCGCGGCCACGACTTCGCGCTCAGCGCCACCTTCGACGACATCGACCTCGACGACTACGACGCACTGGTGCTACCGGGCGGCCGGGCACCGGAGTACCTGCGTCTGGACGAGCAGGTGATCGCATCCGTGCAGCACTTCTTCGAGAAGAACGAACCCGTGGCCGCGATCTGCCACGCGGCACAGATCCTGGCCGCGGCCGGCGTGCTCGACGGTCGCACCTGCTCGGCCTATCCGGCCTGCGCACCCGAGGTGAAGCTGGCCGGGGGCGAGTACGCCGACATCGAGGTGACCGAGGCGGTGACCGACGGCAACCTGGTGACCGCCCCGGCGTGGCCCGCGCACCCCGCCTGGTTGAAGCAGTTCCACGAACTGCTGAGCTGA
- a CDS encoding mechanosensitive ion channel family protein codes for MNTVFEGWIQELAWLEGEVLGNVAWAWCGAILSVLLVWVLGRLVRWSLRRAVGSERESRLSSVFLLGRAFLDSTRNWFLILIGLVVARPWLQLSGGVDRVWTIVVTVGIAVQVGLWASAMLRTWLDRVVSARAAEDPAQRTSFSVLQFLGLLIVWSAVLLLALDNVGVNVSALVAGFGIGGIAVALAAQNVLGDLFASLSIILDRPFEVGDFVIVGDFLGVVEKIGLKTTRVSSLGGEQIIFGNTDLLASRIRNYKRMERRRVAFSIDVVHGTPTDQLREIPEIARQGVDAQENTTFDRAHLKDILPTALRYEFVYYIGTNDYNVYMDIQQAINLHILTELEDRGIHLAHPTYTVHLDGRSEVGAETEAAGGLSDGS; via the coding sequence ATGAACACGGTATTCGAAGGCTGGATCCAGGAACTGGCATGGCTCGAGGGCGAGGTTCTGGGCAACGTCGCCTGGGCCTGGTGTGGCGCGATCCTCAGCGTGCTGTTGGTGTGGGTCCTCGGACGTCTCGTTCGCTGGAGTCTGCGACGAGCCGTCGGTTCGGAGCGCGAGTCACGGCTCTCGTCCGTGTTCCTCCTGGGCCGCGCGTTCCTCGATTCCACACGTAACTGGTTCCTGATCCTGATCGGGCTGGTCGTGGCGCGCCCCTGGCTCCAGCTCTCCGGCGGCGTCGATCGCGTCTGGACGATCGTCGTCACGGTCGGAATCGCCGTACAGGTCGGACTGTGGGCCAGTGCCATGCTCCGCACCTGGCTCGACCGCGTGGTCTCGGCCCGTGCCGCTGAGGATCCGGCCCAGCGGACGTCGTTCTCCGTGCTCCAGTTCCTGGGGCTGCTGATCGTCTGGTCGGCGGTTCTGCTGCTCGCGCTCGACAACGTCGGCGTGAACGTCTCCGCCCTCGTGGCCGGGTTCGGCATCGGCGGCATTGCGGTGGCGCTGGCTGCGCAGAACGTCCTGGGTGATCTGTTCGCATCGTTGTCGATCATCCTCGACCGGCCCTTCGAGGTCGGCGACTTCGTGATCGTGGGCGACTTCCTGGGCGTGGTCGAGAAGATCGGATTGAAGACGACGCGGGTGAGCAGTCTGGGCGGCGAGCAGATCATCTTCGGGAACACCGATCTGCTCGCGAGTCGGATCCGCAACTACAAGCGCATGGAGCGCCGCCGCGTGGCCTTCTCGATCGACGTGGTGCACGGCACACCCACCGACCAGCTCCGCGAGATTCCGGAGATCGCCAGGCAGGGGGTCGACGCGCAGGAGAACACCACCTTCGACCGCGCGCATCTCAAGGACATACTGCCCACGGCGCTGCGCTACGAGTTCGTCTACTACATCGGAACGAACGACTACAACGTGTACATGGACATCCAGCAGGCGATCAATCTGCACATCCTCACCGAACTCGAGGATCGCGGAATCCACCTGGCGCATCCGACGTACACGGTGCATCTGGATGGACGATCGGAGGTCGGCGCCGAGACGGAGGCTGCCGGCGGACTCTCCGACGGATCCTGA